The Chitinophaga caeni genome segment TTACTCTTATTTAGCTTTTTGCAAGTCCAATACTAGGTCGTCTTGCTGCACCATGGTACCTTCTGCCAGGTAAATCTTATCAACTTTTCCATCGCGTGTAGCGGTTACGGTTGTCTCCATCTTCATCGCTTCTATGATAAACAAAGGTGTATTTGCAGAAACGGCATCTCCTTGTTTTACCATTAGTTTAGACATTTTACCCTGCAAAGGTGCGCCCACCTCGTTTTCAGGATCACTGGCTTTTTTGTGTACCGGGACTACGCTAGCAACTGATGTATCGCGTACCTGGATCCGGCGTGCATAGCCGTTCAATTCAAAAACAACCGTTCTCATCCCGCTTTCATCCGCAGGTAATATATACAGGAGCTTCACGATGATCGTTTTCCCTTTGCTCAACGTGATCAATATCTCTTCTCCAAGTTTTAACCCGTAAAAGAAAGCCGGCGTCGGGATAGCTTCCACGTTTCCAAATTTCTGTGTATGACGGTAATATTCATCGAACACTTTCGGAAACATGTGGTAGCTGAGATAATCCAAAAATTCAGCGGAAGGGTATTTACCTTGGAAAGCAGCAAAATCACTGTCAAAGTCTACCGGTGGAAGATGTTCGTTTGGCTTTCCTTCCAAGGGCTTTTCTCCTTTCAAAACAATTTTCTGCAATTCGCCGGGGAAACCACCGTAAGGTACACCCAAATCACCTTTGAAAAAGCCTTGTACGCTAGATGGGAATGACAGGTTCTTTGAAGGATCCAACACATCTGCGGCGGTAAGATTGTTAGCCGTCATAAACAAGGCCATATCACCCACAACCTTGGAGCTAGGCGTTACTTTAACGATATCTCCGAACAGGTCGTTTACCACGGCATAATTATGCTTAATGGTTTCAAGTTTATCTCCTAAACCTAAAGATTCAGCCTGCTGGCGGAGGTTACTATACTGCCCACCCGGTATTTCGTTTTCATACACCTGCGCCGTGCCGGACTTCATATCAGACTCAAAAGGGTAATAATATTCGCGCACATCTTCCCAATAATTACTGTATTGGTTCAATGAAGCAAGATTCAAGCGGCTATTCCTTTCATGCCCTTCCAAGATGGCGGCCATAGAATTCAGGTTAGGCTGGGAAGTTAACCCGCTCAAGGAAGCGATGGCGCAATCAACGGCATTGACACCTGCTTCGATAGCCTTGAGGTAAGTAGCAGATTGTACGGAGGCCGTATCATGCGTATGTAGCACGATTGGTAATTTCACCGCATCTTTTAACGCTTCCACCAAAACGGTTGCGGCCTGCGGTTTCAATAAGCCGGCCATATCTTTAATACAGAGCATATGTGCACCTGCATCTTCGAGACGCTTAGCTAGATCCGTGTAATATTGTAGGTTGTACTTATTATTTTCTTTTTGCAACACATCCCCGGTATAACTGATAGCCGCTTGTGCCAAGGAATTAGTGTTTTCCCGGACAAACTTGATACTAGGGGTCATAGCTTCTACCCAGTTGAGCGAATCGAAAATGCGGAAGATGTCGATTCCATTTTCGGCAGATTTCTCGATAAACTTCGCCAATAAATTCTCCGGGTACGCGGAATAACCAACACCGTTCGATCCCCTGAATAACATTTGCAAAAGGATGTTTGGCATTGCCTTGCGTATCTGTTGCAAGCGCTTCCAAGGACATTCATGTAAGAACCTCATCGACACATCGAAAGTGGCGCCACCCCAAACCTCCATCGAGAAAATCTGCGGGTTATTCTTAGCATAGCCTTCTGCTACAGCCATGATATCCTTGGTTCTCACCCGGGTTGCCAACAAGCTCTGGTGAGCGTCCCTGAAAGTGGTATCGGTGAAGTACACCGGTTTTTCTTCCCGCAACCATTTGGAAAATTCTTCCCTGCCAATTTCATTTAAAATATCTTTCGTTCCTCGGGGAAATTCTTGAATAAGATCGAAAGTAGGCACATTGGGAACCCTGAATTTTTTAGAGGGATCTTTTGCCTTCACGTCAGGGTGGCCATTTACCGTTACATCAGCGATGTACATTAAAGTTTTCGTCGCGCGATCACGGATCGGGGAAAGTTTAAATAACTCCGGGTGTTTATCAATAAAGCTCACGGTGCAATTTCCCTTGCGGAATATATCGTGGCTGATAACATTTTCAAGGAATCCGATATTGGTTTTAACACCGCGGATACGGAACTCCCTCATGGTCCGGTGTAACCTGCCGGCAGCACCGGATAAAGTCCTGCCCCAAGCGGTAACTTTCACCAGCATGGAATCGAAGAAAGGGGAAATCTTCACACCGGAATAGGTGCTACCTTCATCCAGGCGGATACCGAACCCACCGGCATTCCTGTAAGCGATAACGGTACCGTAATCGGGTTTAAAGCCATTTTCCGGATCTTCCGTGGTAATCCGGCACTGGATAGCGAAGCCGTTCAAACGCACATCATCCTGGCTTTTCAGGAAAATTTCCGGATCGGAGAGCCGGTGCCCTTCCGCGATTAATATTTGCGAGCGAACGATATCGATACCGGTAACTTCCTCGGTAACGGTATGTTCTACCTGGATCCTGGGGTTTACCTCGATAAAATACACCTTGTTATGGCGATCTACCAAGAACTCGACGGTACCCACGTTATTATAATTTACTTTATGGGCCAAAGCTAAAGCGTAGCCATAAATTTCTTCCCGGGTTTCCAGCGGTAAATTCGGGGAAGGAGCAATTTCCACCACCTTTTGGAAGCGCCTTTGAACGGAGCAATCCCTTTCGTAGAGGTGTAAAATATTGCCGTAATTATCACCCATCAACTGCACTTCGATGTGCTTGGGCTCCTCGATAAATTTCTCTATAAAAATGGTATCATCACCGAAAGCCTTCGCAGCTTCGCCCCGCGCTTCATTGAATGATTTTTCCAATGATTTCTCGTCGTGTACTACGCGCATACCACGGCCGCCGCCGCCATATGCTGCTTTTAAAATCACGGGGAAACCGATCCGTTTAGCCTCCGAAATGGCGATTTCGGTACTTTCTAATTTTGCTTGGCTATCTTCAATCAAGGGAACATTTACGGAACGCGCCAAAGTTTTAGCCGCCACTTTATCTCCCAATTGTGCCATCACCTCAACATTAGGCCCGATGAAAATAATACCTTCCTCCTTGCAACGTTTCGCAAATTGAACATTTTCACTGAGGAAACCATAACCCGGGTGGATAGCATCAACGCCCTGTTCCTTGGCCAGGTGAATAATTCCTTCGATATCAAGATAAGGTTTCAAAGGATCATCGTCTTTCCCTACCTGGTAAGCCTCGTCAGCCTTGTAGCGATGTAGGGAGTAACGGTCTTCGTAAGTAAAAATTGCCACGGTACGAATCCTCAATTCAGCGGCCGCCCTTAAAATTCTAACAGCAATTTCTCCCCTGTTTGCTACTAACAGTTTCTGGATCTTTTTAAGCGATGTGTTGTCCGACATAATTGGTTGAATAAAAACAGATCTAAAATTGTTACGTTCAAAATTACTTGATTCATAACTCCAAATCGATATAAAAGTAATAAAAGAATAAAGCTTTTACTATTGGTTTATCTAATTTTTAGAACTTTTCAATAAATATTATCTAATTATTTCTATGCAATCGATATTTTTTCAAATAAGGCAGATGATTTTGAAATATTATTCAATTATATAATTTGAATATTTTAGATAATATGAAGTATGGGAATGCCAATTGAATTAATTTTGTAAGTCATCATTATGTGGAATTCATATTTAAACAGTTACAAAAGTTTTCTCCAGCTAGAAAAATCATTGACCGATAATTCCGTGGGCGCTTATCTCGGGGATGTAATGAAGTTAGTGCAGTACTTGGAAGCGCACGAGTTAAAAATCGGTCCTTCGGAAATTGGCTTGCACCACTTACAGTCCTTCATCCATTGGGTAGCGAATCTGGGGATGAGCGCCACATCCCAATCAAGGATCATCTCGGGCATCAAGGGATTTTTTAAATTCCTAGTATTAGAAGATGTTATAAAATATGACCCGACAGAATTATTAGAAGCTCCCAAAACTTCGCGGAAACTACCGGATGTATTGAATATAAAGGAGATAGAGATGATGGTAGATGCCATCGAATTAAGGTATAGCAAGAAAGGTAAAAACCAGGGGCTGGACTCATACGAGGGATACCGCAATAAAGCAATACTAGAAACGATGTACAGTTGCGGGCTACGGGTAAGCGAAGTGACCGACCTCAAGATATCTAACCTATTTTTCAAAGCGGGCTTTATCAGGGTAACCGGTAAAGGCAATAAGGAAAGACTGGTACCTATAGGGCAGGCCGCTATAGATCATATTAATGTGTACCGTGAAAAATTCCGCGACCATATGAAGATCCAAACAGGATGCGATGATCTGGTCTTTTTAAACAGGCGCGGCAGTGGCTTGAGCAGGGTCATGATATTTTACGTGATTAAAGAACTTGCATTGAAAGCCGGCATTAAGAAAACGATCTCTCCCCACACCTTCCGGCATTCTTTCGCCACACACCTCGTGGAAGGCGGGGCAGACCTCCGTGCAGTACAGGAAATGCTTGGCCATGAAAGTATTACCACTACGGAGATTTATACCCACCTCGATAGCGAATACTTAAGGCAAACACTAGCTGAATACCACCCCCGCTATATACATAACTTATAAAAACTGCCTTTTTCACCTTTATATCTTCAAGTGAAATTTAATCAAAATTAAAATGTGAAGGAGATTGTGGAAACCTTATGTATTTAACATATTAATGATTATAGGACAAATAAAATATTTCAAAAAATCTATGTATATAGTTACAGATCAATAACTTACGCTTAAATGCATTTCCTTATAATATCGGAGCACTTTCTTTTTTTGGGTAGAATTGACATTCCGGGTACTTGAACGATCGCTATAGGTGTTAGCATCGTTGCCAAGTGTGATATTCAACCTACTGCAAGGACTAAGATCTCTCCTACCCCTCATCGTGGCTATATCCGGGTGTTCGGATAATATCAGCCTGTTTCCATCATAACATTTAAAGTACACGGATGGCCCCGCGGGAAGGTAAATATTGTTATTAGAAACAATGGCTCTTAATCCCTGGTATTGTATATCGGCAGGATTATAATACAAGCAGAAACGTCCATTATCACCGGTTCTACCCCAACTGATCATTTTACCGGACAGCTTATCGAAGGCTTCAATACGGATACCCGGAGCTAACTGGCTGGTTCCTTCCCAGTTGATAGCGCCAGTTATAATCCAGTTTTGAAAACCGGCACGCACCTGGCTCCAATTTTTTCCTGGTACGATGTAAGCGAAAGCGCCCCGGTAATTTCCCTTGTTTCTTGTCCATTGCGGCGTAAACCTTCCCAAATAAAAATGCATGCTTTTAGAAGCAGGTTTAGACATACCAGGAATTTGTTTCAACGAAAGCGTGAATTCCAGCGGTTCCGTGAATAGATGTAATTCTTCCCAGCATAGCGAAAACTGACCATTTTCACCAACGGTAGTTTCGGCTAACAAATAATCTTCATTATGAACTAAATCGGTTTCCTTTATGGGGTAAAAATGCGTGTTGCGGGTGGTGTACTTGGTTACTTTTTTCCTGGATTCACTACAAAAACTCCCCGGTAAAAAAATACTAATTTTTGCTCCGGGTAGGGGTTCAACGTAATCATCGCAGACGAGGGCCGATAGATGCCCGATCAAATGGTAACTCATAGTTTAGTTGCTAGTTTTTCAAAAAAGGGGGTTAACACCACCTGGAGTTGATTGGATTAAGATACAACCGCACATCTCTCTTACTAACGAACAAACATGGTAGAAAGGCCATTGTAATGCAAGAAATTGTATAGTTCATTTATAGAATTTTACCACTGTCCTTTATACAATTTGTTATTACAAAGATTGGCAACTTTCCTGCACCTGGCAAGCGTTAAGACACTAATATTTAAGAATACGTATTTATACGCACGAACCAGGTATTTCTACGCATACTATCGCTTGCTATTGAAAATCAGCATTACATTTAACATTTTTCTACCCACCCCAGCTTTGCTGTGCATTGAAATGCCATTTAGGATTATTATGGGCATCAATTAGCCTTACTTCGGCGGCATCCAGTATAACTACGCTTTTTTACAGTACTTATACTGAAATTAGATTGTTATTTTTTATCCAGGGAATTATCGGGTATCAATACAGTGTTGGCTTTCAGTATATTTATAGGTATTGAACATTCCCGGCTCTCACTTGGCAATATTTTGTAAAGTATTAATTTATAATAATTTTACCCCGCTATTATTTATAAAAACTCCTAAAAACTTCATCATGTCAGATTTTAACAAGGATGCAGGCACCTTTATCCCTTTAGAGCAGGGAGCGAAGTTCACCCAAACTTACCGTACCCAGCAACAAGAAGAGATTAAAAGAGATCCGCAAAAGGCAAAAACCTACCAACTGGGAGCTTTCTTTGGCTCTAACAAACTTAGTCATCTCTTAAGTAACCCGGATGCAGTCGGGCTAAGGATTTATTACGGTTTAGAAGAAAACCCGGACGGTTTATTCGAAAAAAGGTTCGTTATCGTAGCTGTTGATGCTAATGGTAATGATCTGATTAAAACGGAAGTTGCTGTTGGTAAAGGAGATATGGATGATGATGTATTGGATGGCGGCGTATATTGCCCCGTGCAGTGTGGAATTGATGGACCTTTAAACTCCGGAGAATAAAGTGGGTGATCTAACAATCAACATTTTTTTAGCAATGCTGGGGATCGAATGTTTACTTTTGATCCCCTTTGCTACGAGTTATACCTTGTTTAACAGGGCTCAAAAAGCAATCTTTTATTACCTGGTAGTTAGTGTAATACTCGGCCTGGGATCCTATATTATTGCTATTGTCCTGAGGCAAAACAACATGTGGTTCGTGCCTATATTACAGGTTCTACAATTTTTATCCCTTACCATATTTTACTATTCTGTAATTAAGAATCCCCATGTAAAAAAATTCATCCTTTTAATTTTCTTCGCCGGGGCAGTTATCTTCCTTATCGATTATATGAAGATCAGCAACTTCAAAGGTTTCCTTTCCATCTTCGAAAGCTTTAGAACATTCATGTTAATCCTTTACGGTATTATTTTCTTCTTACAACTTTTAAAAGACGAAAAACTGATCGAGCAAGCAATTTATATCAATTCGCTGCCTAATTTCTGGTTTAACGCGGGTTTATTTTTATACCTCTGCTGTTATTTCCTGATGTCGATGGGATATAGCCTGATGCAAAAAACAGGTACCCCGAAGGAAGAAATCCATGCATTCCAGCAATTTATCACGCCTATTCATTATACTTCTGGCATTTTACAACTAATTCTTTTTTATATTGGACTGCGGAAAATTAAACCCGTGAAGTCATGAGTTTCGTGGAAATACTCTTCATCGGCACAATCGTTATGTTCATGATGGGGATTTTTGTTGTAACGCTGGTAATCTTGCAGCAAAAGCAAGTAATCAAGCATAAATTTGAATTGAAGGATAAGGATATCTTGCTTCAAAAAGAACGTTTACGCTCCGCTTTGAAAGGACAAGAAAGCGAACGGAAAAGGATCTCCGAGGATTTGCATGATGAGGTTGGCGCCCAGTTATCCGTATTAAAACTGAACCTTAATTACTTGCAACAAAATGCGCAGCCATCGCAAGTGGATAGGATTAAAGAAACGAAAGAGTTTACGGATACTATAATCCAGCACCTGCGGTTCATCTCTCAAAGCCTGCATCCCCAAGCGCTTGAAAATCTCGGCCTGGACCATGCACTGGATTCCTTCTGTAGCTTGATGAATAAAAACAAGTCCATCAAGATTAGCTACGGGAGCGCTGGAAACGAATACCAGGTCGACAAGGAAGTCGCATTAAATGTTTACAGGGTTGTACAGGAACTGATCAATAATATCATGAAGCACGCCGAAGCACAGCTCGTACGTATCGAGTATGTCGCCTCGGCAAATGGCTTGATCATCAAAATTGAAGATGACGGGAACGGTTTATTGGTAGCCTCTTTCGAAAATTCAAGGCAGCAACAAGGAAGTCTCGGGTTAAAAAATATAGAAAGCCGTTTGAATATTATCGGGGGAAATATCAACTTTGTAAGGAAGTCGCCAAAAGGTACGATCGCTACGGTAACTGTGCCTAATTTTCAACCTACAAAATAAATTTGCCTGGATAATGGGAACAAAGATTAAAGTTGCTATCGCTGATGACCATAAAATATTTCGCAAAGGCGTAATTGATACACTTTCTCCTTATACAAATATAGAAGTGATATTTGAGGCAGAGGATGGCGCCGACCTCCTATCCAGGCTCACGCAGGATCAACCGGACGTGATCTTGATGGATTTAAAGATGCCGAACATAGATGGTATCCAGGCAACGATATCAGCCAAGGAGCAATTCCCGGAAATAAAAGTTATCATTTTGACGATGTACGAGGATGATAATTTTATCTTACATTTGATTGAGAATGGTGCCAATGCATATCTATTGAAAAACAGCGAACCTGAAGAAATTTACGATGCCATCTGCACTACTCATGAAAAGGGTTTTTATTTTAACGAAAATGTAAACCTGGCCTTATTAAAAAAAGTATTACATAAAACGAAACCGCTGCTTAAGACTTCGTTTAAAAATGAAATTGAATTTAGCGAGAGGGAGAAAGAAGTTTTACAGTTAATCTGTAAAGAACATACCACGCAAGAAATCTCTGAAAAATTGTTTTTAAGCCCGAGAACGGTCGAAGGTATTAGGCAAAAGTTGTTGGAAAAAATGAATGTTAAAAATTCTGTCGGCATCGTTGTATATGCTTTCCGTAACGGTTTAATTGATTAACTTGCGTTCGAAGAGCCCTATGAGCCGGTTTAGATTTATCCAAAATTTTGAAGTAGCAACTTTATTTTAATTCCATAATAATCTCGATTAAATATTTATCTATCTAAAATCAAGCACTGTATGAAAACACAGGTGAAATTCCTTGCAATCGCCGCGTTATGCACCGCCATGGGCTTTAACGCCCTGGCTCAAGGCGTGAAGATGCCCGCACCGAGCCCACTCCAGGTAATTAAACAAGATTTTGCTTTATCTAACGTGGAAGTTACATACTCCCGTCCTTCCGTGAAAGGCAGGAGCATTTTCGGAGCACAGGAGCCATACGGCGTAATCTGGCGCACCGGCGCCAATGCTGCCACCAAGGTAAAATTCGGGGAAGATGTTAAAGTAAACGGCATCGCTATCCCGGCCGGCGAATATGCCCTTTATACTATCCCCGGCTCTAGCGAATGGACGGTTATCTTCAACAAGGGTATTAAGAACTGGGGTAAAGACGGCTACAAGGAATCTGACGATGTGGCCAGGTTTACCGTGCAGGCAACACAGATGCCTTTCCCGGTTGAAACATTCTTAATCAACTTCGAAAACATCCGTCCCAGCTCCATGGACATGATGATCATCTGGGAAGAAACCATGGTGTCTTTCGAAATTACAGCCGATATCAATGATAAAATCATGGCGCAAATTGAAGAGGGAATGAAAAATCCTGATTTCAAGAAACGTCCGTATTGGCAAGCCGCTAATTTCTACTTCGAGAATAACTTGAACCTAGATGATGCGTTGAAGTACGTTGATGATGCCATTAAACAAGATGCCACGTTCTGGAAAGTGCATCTGAAAGCAAAAATACTTGCTAAGAAAGGTGATAAAGCCGCTGCAAAAGCTGCCGCGGAACAATCTATCGCATTGGCTAAGACTGCGAAAAATGAAGATTACGTGAGGTTAAATGAAAAATTGATCTCCGCGTTATAATTTATTATCGATGCGAAAAATAGGGAGAAGGTATGCTTTCTCCCTATTTTTTTAACAAGCCACGGTTCATTACCATTTGTATGATTACACCCAAAACTATCACCAATAAACATCCCAATACATTCAACCATAGGAAAGAAATAACGTCCATCATAAATACTACGATCACTACGATTTCCGCCACCAAAGCGGCCCAGAAAATTGCCGTTCCCTTCGTTCTTTTCGCATAAAAAGCCATCAGGAAAATGCCTAGTATCGTTCCGTAAAACCAGGATCCTAATACGTTTACGGCTTCGATCAAGCTGCCTAAACCACTCGCAAACTGTGCCACCGCTATACAGAATATCCCCCATATTAGCGTCCACATCTTTGAAACTCTCAAATAATGCCGATCGCTTCCATCCGGTTTGATCAATCTTTTGTATATATCGATGACCGTTGTTGATGATAAAGAATTCAATGCCGCGGCAATACTACCCCAAGCAGCTAAGAAAATGATGGCAATCAACAGGCCGACCAAGCCCTTTGGCAAGTTATGAATAACAAAATGTAGGAAAATATAATTCGTATCATCCGTATCTGTTCCCGGAGTGGAAGCCTTGATAGCGTCCAGGGCTTCCTTGCGGATTACTTGGGAGGCCTTATCCGTTTGTTGCAAAGCTGATTTCGCCCGGTTTATTTCTGCATCGCTTCCCGTTTTGATCGCGGCAGCCAAAGCTTTAACCTGCACCTGTTTGGTAGTTGATAATTCATTATATTGAGCTTCCAAGGCTTTGATCTTAGGACCTTCCGCGCTTTCATACGACTTTACCAACTGCGCTTCATTAAAATAAATCGGCGCCCGGAAGTATAAATAAAACACGAACACCAAGGCACCTAGCATTAATATTAGGAATTGCATCGGTACTTTCACCAAACCGTTCATTAATAGTCCTAACCTGCTCTCTTTAACAGATTTGGCTGTCAGGTACCGCCCCACTTGCGATTGGTCTGTTCCGAAGTATGAGAATGCCAGGAAGAAACCGCCGATCAAGCCGCTCCAAATATTATACTTATCCTTCCATTTAAAGTCCGTCACAATTACGTTCAACTTATCCATCTTACCGGAAACATGCAAAGCATCGGTAAACGAAACATCCGCCGGTAATAAATGGACCACCATCCAACCGGCTAAGAACATCCCGGTAAAAACGATCACCAGTTGCAAAGTTTGCGTATAAGAAACTGCTTTCGTTCCACCCATCACGGTATATATAATCAACAGTCCTCCCATGCCGATGTTCGTCCAAAATATACTCCAACCTAATAGGCTTGAGAGTATGATCGATGGTGCACAGATACTGATTCCCGTGGAGAGGCCGCGGGATAACATGAATAATACGGAGGTTAAAGTCCGGGTTTTAACATCGAACCTGGATTCTAAGAATTCGTAAGCGGTATATACTTTCAGCTTATGGTATATCGGCACAAAAGTGACACAAAGGATTACCATTGCCAAAGGCAATCCAAAATAGTACTGAACAAAGCGCATACCATCAGTATATGCTTGCCCTGGCGCCGAAAGGAAGGTTATTGCGCTGGCCTGCGTGCCAATAATCGAAAGCAACACGATAAACCAGGGCATCGATTTATTTCCTAGGAAGTAACTATCTATATCCCGTTGGTCTCTACTTTTCCAAATGCCGTAAACGATGATAGCTATTAAGGTAAATGAAAGTACGATCCAATCTAAAGAACTCATGAAAATGTTTTGGTGAAAGCATAAAAAAGTATAATCAACATGGCTAACCATGCGATCACTAAAATGTACCAGTAATTCCAACTAGGGAATAACGGCGGTTTTTCCTCTTGATCTGATCCAGGCATATTAATAACTAATTTCGTTTAGATAATAATCCACCGCTCAGCAAACCTAAAGCCAGGCCAATCATTAAACCTATATGGATCCGCTTAATGGCAAATCCCGCTAAAATCCCGATGACCACGCATACGATCCCGGCGATATTCAGTCTTGACCTATCTGGTTCTTTCTTTCCCATATTAATTTTTATTGTCCGTTAGCTATATTTTTCCCCGGTAGCTTGGAGATTAAGTTTACAAATAATCGGTAGGCGCCCGGTACACCTGCCGGCAATTGCCGAAAGAATGACAAGCTCGTGTAAACATATTTACCCTTGCCATAATTAGTGACGATCGTAGCGCCATCCAGATCATTTTCATCAGGATCCGACATCGTGAATAACTTGGCATACTTGGGATCAGCGTTACCCGTAAAATACAAGCCCCTCTCCTGGATCCAGCCGTCGAAATCTGATGGAGTAATTTTATTAGGGTAATTAAATGCCAAGTTAGTTGCATCCTGTAGCGTTACAGGCGCCTTTTCATCCGTTACCCGGTCCCTCGTAATTTGGAATGGGTACGGACCTAATTCATTCATTTTAAGCCTGCTGTTTACATTATACTGGACCAGCAATGTGCCGCCGCCTTTTACAAAATCCATGAGCTTAGGTTGCCAAATAGGCATCCTGCCTTGTGTATTATAAGCCCTAACACCAGTAATAATAGCATCATACTGTTGCAGGTTTCCGGACATAATATCTGCATCAGATAAAATGTCTACTTGGTATCCAACTTGTCTCAAGGATTCCGCGACTTTATCACCGGCTCCGGGAATATAGCCGATCTTATTACCATCATGTTTTAGGTTAACAGTAACCAGCTTGCCTTGGGCTAATGGGAATAAGGTAATTTTAGGAATATGATCGTAGTTGATGATCGTTAGGCTACGGTCAAATTCCTGGTGATCGACATTTATAGTCAGGGTAAATTCGCCGGTATTGTTACTACCTACGCCGGTGGATATTACATCGAAATAAACATCTTGTTCCCCATTTTTCAAACCGATATTAAAACTTTGCGTAGCTTGTTGTATGCTATAGCCTTTAGGCACATGTAATGTTACGGTACCTTTAACTGCCGCGGCAGTAGCTTTTAATTTTACAGGAATTTTTTGCGGGGCTTTACCCGTAAAAATATACACCGGGTCAGCGATATTAGCAACAACCGGGGGGGCAAATATTAAAGGCTCATATACTTCCCCTTTTACGGGATCCGTATATTTATAAGAAACGGGTCGAACTATGTCGAAGCTTTCCCCTGCAATTTCTAAATGGTAATGTGCTGTTAGAGCAGGGTCATTCCAAGGTTTGCCAATTAATTCTTGGCGGTTTACCACGTACATACCGACGGGATGTTCAGCATTCAGCCAATACGGGTTAGTAAACTGCGCATTATTAGGTATGCTATAGTTCTTATTGAAGGAGATATATTCGTTGGTAGGCAACAGCATATTCAAGCTGCTATCTTTACTATCCCATCCGATGCTTTTCAGGGTTACACTTGCATTTCCCCTGTTGATGATATCTATTTTGCCATCCAGCGTCTGCCCCGGTGAGTACATTGGTTGATTGCTATAAGCTTCCATCCATACTCCCGCACATGCCATGATGATTTCATCCATGGCTTTTAACTTCTGTGTTTTCCAAGCTACCCGGTTATCTAGCTGTTGCAAGGCTTTCTTCACTGCAATTAAAGCCGGGATCGAAGCAGCGGGATCTTGCGCGTTATAATTGTCAATGATGGATTGAACTTGTTTGCCAATGCTACTTCCATCACGGGATTGAGACATGTCCGTAACGATCCCGTCCATCAAGGATTCTTTCGGTTGATCACCTTTGATCGTTGCAAAATATTCATAAGAGGCCCCCCTGGTAGCTGCCACACCGAAACCTTGACTTTTATGTTGGGAGCGGCTTTCCGCGGCTATTTCCCCGTATCCTTTGCCAAGCAAATAGTTATATGCCCCTACATTTAACTTGAATTGATCCGGTTTAATTGTATTGTTACCCCCGAAGTTGAAAGTATTCCAAAGTAAGCGTTTCGCTTGCCATGTACCAACATATTTCAATTGCCCAGGGAACATCTTCGGGTTTGCGGCTGCTTCGAATGCTTCGGCAGCAATCATAGCAGAAGCGGTATGATGCCCATGCCCGGCCCTACTATCTGCCGGGAAACGGCAAATAATAACAT includes the following:
- a CDS encoding pyruvate carboxylase, with amino-acid sequence MSDNTSLKKIQKLLVANRGEIAVRILRAAAELRIRTVAIFTYEDRYSLHRYKADEAYQVGKDDDPLKPYLDIEGIIHLAKEQGVDAIHPGYGFLSENVQFAKRCKEEGIIFIGPNVEVMAQLGDKVAAKTLARSVNVPLIEDSQAKLESTEIAISEAKRIGFPVILKAAYGGGGRGMRVVHDEKSLEKSFNEARGEAAKAFGDDTIFIEKFIEEPKHIEVQLMGDNYGNILHLYERDCSVQRRFQKVVEIAPSPNLPLETREEIYGYALALAHKVNYNNVGTVEFLVDRHNKVYFIEVNPRIQVEHTVTEEVTGIDIVRSQILIAEGHRLSDPEIFLKSQDDVRLNGFAIQCRITTEDPENGFKPDYGTVIAYRNAGGFGIRLDEGSTYSGVKISPFFDSMLVKVTAWGRTLSGAAGRLHRTMREFRIRGVKTNIGFLENVISHDIFRKGNCTVSFIDKHPELFKLSPIRDRATKTLMYIADVTVNGHPDVKAKDPSKKFRVPNVPTFDLIQEFPRGTKDILNEIGREEFSKWLREEKPVYFTDTTFRDAHQSLLATRVRTKDIMAVAEGYAKNNPQIFSMEVWGGATFDVSMRFLHECPWKRLQQIRKAMPNILLQMLFRGSNGVGYSAYPENLLAKFIEKSAENGIDIFRIFDSLNWVEAMTPSIKFVRENTNSLAQAAISYTGDVLQKENNKYNLQYYTDLAKRLEDAGAHMLCIKDMAGLLKPQAATVLVEALKDAVKLPIVLHTHDTASVQSATYLKAIEAGVNAVDCAIASLSGLTSQPNLNSMAAILEGHERNSRLNLASLNQYSNYWEDVREYYYPFESDMKSGTAQVYENEIPGGQYSNLRQQAESLGLGDKLETIKHNYAVVNDLFGDIVKVTPSSKVVGDMALFMTANNLTAADVLDPSKNLSFPSSVQGFFKGDLGVPYGGFPGELQKIVLKGEKPLEGKPNEHLPPVDFDSDFAAFQGKYPSAEFLDYLSYHMFPKVFDEYYRHTQKFGNVEAIPTPAFFYGLKLGEEILITLSKGKTIIVKLLYILPADESGMRTVVFELNGYARRIQVRDTSVASVVPVHKKASDPENEVGAPLQGKMSKLMVKQGDAVSANTPLFIIEAMKMETTVTATRDGKVDKIYLAEGTMVQQDDLVLDLQKAK
- a CDS encoding site-specific tyrosine recombinase, whose protein sequence is MWNSYLNSYKSFLQLEKSLTDNSVGAYLGDVMKLVQYLEAHELKIGPSEIGLHHLQSFIHWVANLGMSATSQSRIISGIKGFFKFLVLEDVIKYDPTELLEAPKTSRKLPDVLNIKEIEMMVDAIELRYSKKGKNQGLDSYEGYRNKAILETMYSCGLRVSEVTDLKISNLFFKAGFIRVTGKGNKERLVPIGQAAIDHINVYREKFRDHMKIQTGCDDLVFLNRRGSGLSRVMIFYVIKELALKAGIKKTISPHTFRHSFATHLVEGGADLRAVQEMLGHESITTTEIYTHLDSEYLRQTLAEYHPRYIHNL
- a CDS encoding sensor histidine kinase translates to MSFVEILFIGTIVMFMMGIFVVTLVILQQKQVIKHKFELKDKDILLQKERLRSALKGQESERKRISEDLHDEVGAQLSVLKLNLNYLQQNAQPSQVDRIKETKEFTDTIIQHLRFISQSLHPQALENLGLDHALDSFCSLMNKNKSIKISYGSAGNEYQVDKEVALNVYRVVQELINNIMKHAEAQLVRIEYVASANGLIIKIEDDGNGLLVASFENSRQQQGSLGLKNIESRLNIIGGNINFVRKSPKGTIATVTVPNFQPTK
- a CDS encoding response regulator transcription factor produces the protein MGTKIKVAIADDHKIFRKGVIDTLSPYTNIEVIFEAEDGADLLSRLTQDQPDVILMDLKMPNIDGIQATISAKEQFPEIKVIILTMYEDDNFILHLIENGANAYLLKNSEPEEIYDAICTTHEKGFYFNENVNLALLKKVLHKTKPLLKTSFKNEIEFSEREKEVLQLICKEHTTQEISEKLFLSPRTVEGIRQKLLEKMNVKNSVGIVVYAFRNGLID